Within Schumannella luteola, the genomic segment CATACAGGTACGCCCGGCCGATCAGCGTGAAGTCGGCGCCCAGCGCGATCGACGCGACGATGTCGGCGCCGTGCATGATCCCGGTGTCGACCGCGATCTCCGTGTGCGCCCCGACCTCGCGAGCCACCGTCGGCAGCAGACGGAACGGCACCGGCGCCCGGTCGAGCTGCCGGCCGCCGTGATTCGAGAGCACGATGCCATCGACACCGTGATCGACCAGCATCGTCGCGTCGGCGAGCGTCTGCACTCCCTTGACGACGAGGTGCCCCGGCCACATGTCGCGGATCGCCCCGAGATCGGCCGGTGAGACTGTGGGATCCATCGCCGAGTCCAGAAGCTGTCCGACGGTTCCGCCGGTCGACGTGAGCGACGCGAACTCGAGTTTCGGGGTGGTGAGCAGGTCGATCCACCACCACGGCCGCGGCAGCGCATCCAGCACCGTGCTCGCCGTCAGCTGCGGCGGGATCGAGAAGCCATTGCGCTTGTCGCGGAGCCGCGCTCCCGCGACCGGGGTGTCGACGGTGAACATCAGGGTGTCGAACCCTGCCCGCGCGGCGCGCTCGACGAGGTCGTAGGAGATGTCGCGCTCGCGCATCATGTAGAGCTGGAACCAGTTGCGCCCCGCAGGATTGGCCGCCGCGACCGACTCGATGGTCGACGTGCCGAGCGTCGACAGAGTGAAAGGGATGCCAGCGGCGCCGGCTGCGCTGGCGCCGGCCAGCTCTCCCTCGGTCTGCATGAGCCGCGTGAACCCGGTCGGCGCGATGCCGAAGGGCATCGACGACGGTCCGCCGAAGATCGTCTGGGTCGTGTCGACGTCGCTGACGTCGCGCAGGATCCCCGGATGGAACTCGATCTGCTGGAAAGCCCGGCGGGCGCGGAGCAGCGAGATC encodes:
- a CDS encoding alpha-hydroxy acid oxidase: MVRRQLPQPAELAELLRFRRPQLDARRRRLDAALTIHDLRTVARRRTPRAAFDYTDGAAEEEISLLRARRAFQQIEFHPGILRDVSDVDTTQTIFGGPSSMPFGIAPTGFTRLMQTEGELAGASAAGAAGIPFTLSTLGTSTIESVAAANPAGRNWFQLYMMRERDISYDLVERAARAGFDTLMFTVDTPVAGARLRDKRNGFSIPPQLTASTVLDALPRPWWWIDLLTTPKLEFASLTSTGGTVGQLLDSAMDPTVSPADLGAIRDMWPGHLVVKGVQTLADATMLVDHGVDGIVLSNHGGRQLDRAPVPFRLLPTVAREVGAHTEIAVDTGIMHGADIVASIALGADFTLIGRAYLYGLMAGGRAGVDRAIEILSDEIRRTMKLLGARNLGELESRHVSVLAATGDAAAASGAAAR